aaaataaaagtgatattcaagtttggggattatgaggaattgtaccctaacgtattgggactcgatttctttacatgacttgaacaattgattatccttttgccaatttcaccattcaagcttattttaaaatctttttaactttcgacacaaagacattaaatagtcaatttggtaccgatttttgggcgttacgagggtgctaacccttcctcgtgcgtaactgactcccgaacctgttttcaaaattcgcagaccaaaatgatttttgaggtgggccggtcacaccctaataaaggatcggtggtgactccagttttatttttaaaaagtcgacaactaaaattttttgttttcaaaagacGGTTTCGACACCCATCATATATAtcacattcatatatttttgtcTTACgcatattatatcatattttaattatttttaatgggaATGAAAGTTGTAATGTTTTCTAATTGAAGTGACAAAGTTGTAATTTAGAAGAGGTGTTGTTCTtagtgatatataattttagatttagtctttatactttaaaattttaaaattcaatcatttatatATCTGTAATTTAAAAGTCTAATCTAATCATTATCGTTGGTGGtcatttccattaaaatttatcactttatcatgtttattttcCGTCAACCATGTGTCACTTTATATGAGGACATTCTAATCGAAATTCtaagttgacaaattttgacaaaaaatatttaatttttaatgacaaGACTAagctttttaaatattaaaaaaaaaagccagaggacttaatttttaagtttttaaatagagagatttaatcttaaaatttgtaaaagtataaggactaatggCATATTTTATCCTTTAAGGGAACATTTGTTCTGCTTATTTATGAGGTCTCGTATAGCTTCCGGGggcttttagggtttttctTGGCTGtttatatttcctttttttttttttttggttatcgTTTTGGCTTCAGCTTATTTCTCTCAACTAAAAAAATGACTGCTCAAACAGACAAAGAGGTCGAAGAGATCCTCGCCGCTCATCTCGATCAACAGAAAATCCATGTAATTTCTTTCCCCTTTTcattttcccaaaataaattttattttctttttactgattattatttatttatttttattattttcgattCACAGTCTGAGCAACCCGAACAACCTGTAGTTGAAGATGACGACGACAACGATGACGACGACGATGATGACGATGACAAGGATGAAGATGATGCCGAAGGTAAATATTcgttttcatttaatttcatattcatttgttaatattttagatttagggTCGAATTGATTTCAGTAGTGCTATCGTTTTTggttaattatatatgtttccTGAATCTTGAATTATGCCTGAGCTTCGAATCAAGCTTCTAGTGTTTTTGTCTTGAATCCGATCGATTTTGATCTTGTTTGGACTCTTTTTTAAGCTTTGTTATTGATATCGGTGCTACTGCTATGAATCAAAACCCGGGAACTTTCAAGTCTAGGGTTCTTGATGGATTTAGATGCCTATTCATTTTCGTACTATGTTACATGAACTGGAGTGTAGATGTTGGATACAGTATATGTATGACATGGTAttcttttttcatatatttagagGGTTTTTAGAGGGGTttatcttcatatttttattcaactCGGATATGTGTCCAACATGCGTGTTGGATTCATCTATGAACtcaatattttatgttaatgtaTTCTATGCATTGCAAGTTTCGTTTCTCTCTGTACCATTCTTCAAGATGTTTTAAGTGATAGTGGAGATTTATATCTTGCTAAAATATGGTATTCTTCATATCACTTGTGTTTAGAGTTTCATATTCGGGAGGGTTGGGACTCTTTCTGTTAAGAGATTCATCTTTTGTGTTGTTGTTCTGTCTCTGGGCATGGTTAGATTCTTTTAAGTTTGTCTCTGTATTTGGAGGTCCTTGAAATTGATATTGCTATATCCATGTACCAGATACGgatacttaaaaagaaaaagaaaagaaaaagatctCAAGTAATATAGGTTtgagtatttaattttaagttaactGAATCTTGAACCATGCCCGACCTTCAGATCAAGGCATCAAGTTCTATATGATCTTTTACTTGGATTGATTCGATTTTGATCTAGTTTATTGATATTAGTGCCACTGCTATGAATCAAAATTGGGAAACCTGCATGTCTAGGGGTTTTGGTGGATTTAAATACCATCTCATATTTATCCTATGTTAAGACTTGGATTTAAGTTTTGGATATGGCATGCATCTGATTGTTGGACATATATTTACAGGGCTTTAAATGGGTATTAAGAAAATGAAGTTGGATTCATTTATTAACTCACTGTTTTATGTTCTTAATGTATTCTATGTTTTGCAAGTTTTACTATTCTGCTAAGTGTTTTAAGCTGTTATTGAGATTTATATCGAGCTAAAATATGTGTAccttttaccaaattaataCGAATCAAGCCCTCTGGATCCTGCGTTTAGAATTCCACATTCAGGGAATGATAAGGATTGTCATTGAATGACGGTTGGGAATTTCTCTTGGTTTTTTTCTGTTAAGATGTTCATCTTTTACATTGTGTGTTCTGTCTTAGGCCTTCATGACGTAGATGGAACTGGTAGGTCAAAGCAAAGCAGAAGTGAAAAGAAGAGTCGTAAAGCGATGTTGAAGCTTGGGATGAAACCGATTCCGGGTGTTAGCCGGGTCACGATCAAGAAGAGCAAGAATGTGAGTCCCCTTTTCGTATTGTTAACCACTCGATACCCTCCTGTCCTTGTGCACTATTGCTTATCATGATAACCCATTTTTCCATTGAATTCAGATCTTATTCGTCATCTCGAATCCAGATGTCTTCAAGAGCCCTGCATCGGATACATATATAGTGTTTGGAGAGGCTAAGATTGAGGACTTGAGCTCACAACTGCAGACTCAAGCTGCTGAGCAGTTTAAGGCTCCGGATCTCAGCCATGTGATCTCCCAACCCGAGCCATCGACTGTGGCCCAGGACGATGAGGAAGTGGATGAGACTGGAGTCGAGCCAAAAGACATTGAGTTGGTGATGACACAAGCAGGAGTGTCGAGATCAAAGGCTGTGAAGGCACTCAAGGCTGCAGATGGGGACATTGTATCTGCTATAATGGAGCTAACAACTTAAATGAACATGGTGTGTGTTAGCGAAAGTTGATGGATTTTGCACTAGTAAATGTGTTCTATGAGAATTGCGTGTTATGTCATAGTCACAAGTTTTAATGCGATGTTGTTTTGGtgacttttttgtttttgttattttaatcattttcattagTTGAATTGCAATTTCTAGTCACTCTATTTGTTATGAAATGTTGGTATAATTAGAGTTGTGGTGGCAATCAGGCAGGTTCTGGTTGggttattttagatttatatttttttcggGTTCAAATTAGCATTGGCTCAgtttttgggtttgggttttttaGGCTTCATTTTTAAGACTCGaggatttaaatatattttgaataattttgagtttttagatggatttaaataatttaaaatttttaagcttCAAATACTGTAGCTTtgaaaatattgtatatatttaatagaaatCAAGGTAGTCGTTCTTCAGTTGATACAAAGTAATATATAGGTTTTGTCACTGTCAAGATTTTGGTGTATTTTGATTGTCTCAAtgtgttttgatttgtttcaatcaaTATAGGTTTGTATTGATACATATTGGTCTGCatgcaaaattttgatattttaaacctaatttttattttatttaaattaaatatattaaagttattgaatttaattaatgattttaaagcTTATATTTGCattactataatttattaataaactaaaacttgataattgagatatatttgtatgtatatattatatataatttatgaagaaactgaaattagattataaatatacatatatgtgaaAGTAAAATATTCGATAGACTTAAAATGGTACATTGAAACACATCTATACCAGTACGTATTAGTATCAAGACAAAAATGGTGCGTTTGTCGGTATAGTACTgattatcttgataaatatattttatataaaaatattaaagtgcttattatatataaaacctATGATTATATGATATCTACACTAATTTTATAAGcataattaatatcattatatgATATGCATACAAGTactgatttaaaaaaaatagatgaaaatatattttattgtttattgtatTACTATACAATtgaataacttttttattaaaatttatgaccCTAATATccatattctaaaatatttatattaccCTAAGCTCAAACCTAAATAACATGCTAATTATTATCCAAtcccaaaataaactaattatatCCTAAATTTCAagatcaaaatctaaaaaatcccAATATCTAAATACAATttgtaaaacttaaaattcaattcaaattttaatgtaataaaatgatattttatttcgacattaaaattttaataatattttatgaattactaattatatacatttcataattattttatatgttaacaTATgagcataattaataatttaactaaatttaggtaaaaatttaatactataatatacattaaaagttttattaatagttatataatataatattatagtaTAGTATATAATGTAATACTATATGTATTAATAGTTATGTAGTACTtactttttatacatataatattttaacaattcgaccgttaaatttaatgttttattcaTGTAAAACGTTCATGTcaagttttgaataaattaaaatgtttaacaaTTGGTTTAACATAAACAACTTTCAACTAttgaatatattaataaagATGACATTCTCAATCAATAcgataatgatattgaatttatttgaaacttTATGTCCATGACAAACATAAccatattgataaattcaaagttcttatttctttttgatACATGAACTACCCGTAACCCCTCCCAATCCCTAACTAGGAGGATAAACTCATTGTTTATGTTGTAGGTACACACGTATCAAATTTGATCctcatgttttaaatatgttacaTGTCATATTTGAACTAGTATTTAACACCCAAGCTGATCAATGGTTAGGCAGATAAAATGACCTAATTTATACAGTATTGATACTTTAAGGAATCAATAAGAATAATTTGAAGTTTAAGAACTAATTTAGAATCTAAACTATAGTTTGAGGAcatttgatgtaattaatctTATCTTTAATATGAAGAATAATCTATATAGttgtaaacttgaaatttttattaaataattaatctatttttattttttggactaATATGAGGTAAGAAAAGGTGATGTTTCGAGATCAATCCAATGTCACATGCATAAAGTGGAAGATTGATTGATGCAATTTGGAAAAAGATGAACAAAGATCAAATGGCCGAATCTCATTTGCCTCGGATATTTATTGAAACTGTTATGAACCTTGCAAGAGTTTCCATGTTAGAGTATTAAAATGGTGATGATGATGGTATTCAACATGGCAACACTAAGGAGACAGTGTTACCATTATTTATTCGCTCAGTTCCTacactaaaatgaaaatactgTCAATTAAGTCACTAATGTAATAACAGAGACTTGTGCtgatatgaaattttagttGACACTTGGTCTCAGGCTCTAACCCTGAACTACACCATCAATTAAGCCACTTGTATAATGAAAAAAGACTCGTCttaattaggggtgagcaaaattcgattcgattcgattcaaaaaaatcgaaaaaaattttgaatttcgaattattcgaatagAGTTAATTGAAgcaattcgatttttttttgaatttcgagattaaatcgagttgaattttcaaattcgaataattcgaatgtaaactatattttttatttttaaaatacactacatatattttttatttttaaaaaacactacatttaaaaattaaaagttaaaacaaaatcaCTTCCAAAATCCCTAACTAAGCCCGTGTCCTCCCTCCTCCCTTTTTTTCCCAATTCGAAAATCTTCACCTCCGGTCCACCCTCCTCCACCGATCCACCTCTGGTCCTCCACGG
This genomic window from Gossypium raimondii isolate GPD5lz chromosome 10, ASM2569854v1, whole genome shotgun sequence contains:
- the LOC105777409 gene encoding nascent polypeptide-associated complex subunit alpha-like protein 1 — its product is MTAQTDKEVEEILAAHLDQQKIHSEQPEQPVVEDDDDNDDDDDDDDDKDEDDAEGLHDVDGTGRSKQSRSEKKSRKAMLKLGMKPIPGVSRVTIKKSKNILFVISNPDVFKSPASDTYIVFGEAKIEDLSSQLQTQAAEQFKAPDLSHVISQPEPSTVAQDDEEVDETGVEPKDIELVMTQAGVSRSKAVKALKAADGDIVSAIMELTT